One stretch of Candidatus Saccharibacteria bacterium oral taxon 488 DNA includes these proteins:
- a CDS encoding 50S ribosomal protein L7/L12 produces MADIKKLADELVKLTVLEVNELKNYLKEEYGIEPAAAAVAVAGPAASGDAAAEDEKTEFTVTLKDAGAQKVAVIKAVKEITGLGLGESKAIVDGAPAPVKEKVSKDEAEAAKKTLEDAGASVELS; encoded by the coding sequence ATGGCTGATATTAAAAAATTGGCTGATGAACTGGTCAAACTGACAGTTCTGGAAGTTAATGAATTGAAGAACTACCTGAAAGAAGAATACGGCATCGAGCCAGCTGCAGCCGCAGTTGCGGTGGCTGGTCCAGCTGCTAGCGGCGATGCTGCTGCAGAAGATGAAAAAACTGAGTTCACCGTCACCCTAAAGGACGCGGGCGCTCAAAAAGTCGCTGTCATCAAGGCAGTCAAGGAAATCACTGGCTTGGGCCTCGGTGAGTCAAAGGCCATCGTCGACGGCGCTCCAGCACCAGTCAAGGAAAAGGTGTCAAAGGACGAAGCCGAAGCTGCCAAGAAGACGCTCGAGGACGCCGGCGCTAGCGTTGAGTTAAGCTAA
- a CDS encoding 50S ribosomal protein L10 codes for MAISRDKKQTLVAELTELLKDAKGTAFARYQGLSVAELQELRKAAREANVVIKVVKNRLVRVALQGVDGYKEAETDLLVGQLVYAMSAEDEVMPAKVLDTFAKTHPALQLAGGFSGEGLSINEADIKALAGLPSKDQLIAEVVAQLLSPVHDTVGALGGNLHGLLDGIEAKATA; via the coding sequence ATGGCAATTTCACGCGATAAAAAACAAACTTTGGTTGCTGAACTAACCGAGCTTCTGAAAGACGCCAAAGGTACGGCATTTGCGCGGTACCAGGGGCTGAGTGTGGCTGAATTGCAAGAACTGCGCAAGGCCGCCCGCGAAGCAAACGTCGTCATCAAGGTGGTCAAAAACCGCTTGGTACGCGTAGCATTGCAGGGCGTTGACGGTTACAAAGAAGCCGAGACTGACTTATTGGTTGGCCAATTGGTTTACGCCATGAGCGCCGAAGATGAGGTCATGCCAGCCAAAGTTCTGGACACGTTTGCAAAGACGCATCCAGCACTGCAGTTGGCCGGCGGCTTCTCAGGTGAAGGCTTGAGTATCAACGAAGCTGACATCAAAGCGCTGGCTGGCTTGCCAAGCAAAGACCAGCTTATCGCCGAAGTGGTGGCACAATTGCTCTCACCAGTCCACGACACCGTGGGCGCACTTGGCGGCAACTTGCACGGACTTTTGGACGGCATCGAAGCCAAAGCTACGGCTTAA
- a CDS encoding 50S ribosomal protein L1: MERRGKKYQEAAKKIEKNKLYSLDEALKLAAETSPVKFDASVEIHVRLGVDPRQADQNVRSTVALPHGTGKDVRVAVFAPESEHAAAKKAGADIIGDEEFLKQLDKEELNFDILVATPQYMPKLGKYARLLGPRGLMPNPKSGTVATDVAKAVSEAKAGKVEYRVDKQAIVHLSIGKVSFGADKLAENTRAFLASLNAQKPSSLKGIYVKSIAIATTMGPSVKVETSL, from the coding sequence CTGGAGCGCCGCGGCAAAAAATATCAGGAAGCTGCAAAGAAGATTGAGAAAAATAAGCTGTACAGCCTTGACGAAGCACTGAAATTGGCTGCTGAGACCAGCCCCGTCAAGTTCGATGCCAGCGTTGAAATTCACGTTCGCCTGGGTGTTGATCCGCGCCAAGCCGATCAGAACGTCCGCTCGACCGTAGCGCTGCCGCACGGCACCGGCAAGGACGTCCGCGTAGCAGTGTTCGCACCAGAGTCAGAGCATGCTGCCGCTAAGAAAGCCGGCGCTGACATCATCGGTGACGAGGAGTTCCTGAAGCAGCTGGACAAGGAAGAATTGAACTTTGATATCTTAGTCGCAACGCCGCAATATATGCCGAAGCTTGGCAAGTACGCCCGGCTGCTCGGTCCGCGCGGTTTGATGCCAAATCCAAAGTCCGGCACCGTTGCCACCGACGTCGCTAAAGCGGTGTCCGAGGCCAAGGCCGGCAAGGTCGAGTACCGCGTCGACAAGCAGGCCATCGTCCACTTATCAATCGGCAAGGTTTCGTTTGGCGCCGACAAACTGGCAGAGAATACCCGCGCCTTCCTCGCCAGTCTGAACGCCCAAAAGCCATCCAGCCTTAAGGGCATTTATGTCAAATCTATCGCTATCGCCACCACCATGGGGCCGAGCGTAAAGGTTGAGACTTCACTGTAG
- a CDS encoding phosphopyruvate hydratase produces MNNITITDIHARQILDSRGNPTVEADVRLSDGSFGRAAVPSGASTGSHEAVELRDGDLAYGGKGVLKAVEHVNVEIARALRGMDPFAQHRVDERMRQLDGTPNKGRLGANAILAVSLAVAKAAAESKGIEFFVYVNQLANAGTMSLPMPMINVMNGGQHALGATDIQEYMIIPVGASTFEDAMRMSAEVFHALAKVLEAEGYPTTVGDEGGYAPHVRGGNMEPVKLLARAIQQAGYKLEQDFAFALDVASSEFHEGDGQYRLETEHRTLDVNGMIKMYKQLRAEYPVVSIEDGLDEEAWHDWQTLTTELGSTTQLVGDDLLVTNVMRLDRAIAEKAGNAILIKPNQIGTLSETIQAVMMAKKAGWNTVMSHRSGETEDVTIAHLAVGLGTGQIKTGSMSRSERIAKYNELMRIAEIRPELELVRPFKQS; encoded by the coding sequence ATGAACAATATCACAATCACAGACATTCACGCACGACAAATTTTAGATTCTCGGGGCAATCCGACGGTGGAGGCCGATGTTCGGTTGAGCGATGGCTCGTTCGGGCGGGCGGCAGTGCCGTCAGGTGCCAGTACTGGTTCGCACGAGGCAGTCGAACTGCGTGATGGTGACTTGGCGTATGGCGGCAAGGGCGTGCTCAAGGCGGTCGAGCATGTTAATGTCGAGATCGCGCGGGCGCTGCGCGGCATGGATCCATTTGCGCAACATCGGGTTGACGAGCGGATGCGGCAGCTGGACGGCACGCCAAACAAGGGGCGGCTTGGGGCGAATGCCATCCTAGCGGTCAGCCTGGCGGTTGCCAAGGCGGCGGCCGAGTCCAAGGGTATTGAATTTTTTGTCTATGTTAATCAGCTGGCGAATGCTGGCACGATGAGCCTGCCGATGCCGATGATTAATGTGATGAACGGTGGGCAGCATGCGCTGGGTGCGACGGATATTCAGGAATACATGATCATCCCAGTCGGTGCGTCAACGTTTGAGGATGCGATGCGGATGAGCGCCGAGGTGTTTCATGCGCTGGCAAAGGTGCTCGAGGCTGAGGGTTACCCGACGACTGTTGGCGATGAAGGTGGCTACGCGCCACATGTGCGCGGTGGCAATATGGAGCCGGTCAAGCTGCTAGCACGGGCGATTCAGCAGGCTGGCTACAAGTTGGAGCAGGACTTTGCCTTTGCTCTTGATGTGGCCTCGAGCGAATTCCATGAGGGCGATGGCCAGTATCGGCTGGAGACGGAACATCGCACGCTTGACGTGAATGGTATGATCAAGATGTATAAGCAGCTGCGGGCTGAGTATCCGGTGGTGTCGATCGAGGATGGACTGGACGAGGAAGCGTGGCATGACTGGCAGACGCTGACGACGGAGCTTGGTTCGACGACGCAGCTGGTCGGTGATGATTTGTTGGTGACGAATGTGATGCGGCTAGACCGAGCGATCGCTGAAAAGGCTGGCAACGCGATTTTGATCAAGCCAAATCAAATTGGCACACTGAGCGAGACCATTCAGGCGGTGATGATGGCGAAAAAGGCTGGCTGGAATACGGTGATGAGCCATCGCTCGGGCGAGACCGAGGACGTGACCATTGCTCATCTGGCGGTCGGGCTCGGTACGGGCCAGATCAAGACCGGCTCGATGTCGCGTTCAGAGCGCATCGCCAAGTACAACGAGCTGATGCGCATCGCCGAGATTCGGCCAGAGCTAGAGCTGGTGCGGCCATTCAAGCAGTCGTAG
- a CDS encoding L-threonylcarbamoyladenylate synthase → MAPCRGAILLWYNHLVITKNLLDTAVIEALRADKLVVAPTDTIYGLLARADSPKAVDELYRVRQRDRTKSCIILLSSADNIPELTTKQRYIYDQLRHERSTTIAARVSPDVMPHLVRTDATLAFRVVPPDTALSELIQLVGPLLAPSANPSEQLPATTVNEATAYFGDEVAVYVDGGEVAEAAPSRIITCTDGDEVITLRQ, encoded by the coding sequence ATTGCTCCCTGCCGTGGGGCAATTTTATTGTGGTATAATCATTTGGTGATCACCAAAAACTTACTTGACACTGCCGTCATCGAGGCGCTGCGAGCTGACAAACTCGTCGTGGCGCCAACTGACACTATTTATGGTCTGCTCGCTCGAGCTGATAGCCCGAAGGCAGTTGATGAGCTGTACCGCGTACGCCAGCGTGATCGCACTAAATCCTGCATCATCCTGCTCAGCAGCGCCGACAACATTCCCGAACTCACCACCAAGCAGCGGTATATCTATGACCAGCTACGCCACGAACGGTCGACCACTATTGCTGCCAGGGTCAGCCCCGACGTTATGCCGCACCTAGTACGTACTGACGCGACCTTGGCATTTCGCGTTGTACCACCAGACACAGCATTGTCTGAGCTGATTCAGCTGGTCGGTCCACTGCTGGCACCAAGCGCTAACCCCAGCGAGCAACTACCGGCCACCACAGTCAATGAGGCAACCGCGTATTTTGGTGATGAGGTGGCTGTCTACGTTGACGGCGGGGAAGTTGCAGAAGCAGCACCTTCACGGATCATCACATGTACCGACGGCGACGAAGTGATCACTCTGCGGCAATAA
- the rplK gene encoding 50S ribosomal protein L11, whose translation MAKKVIGNLKLRIPAGRATAGPPVGSTLGQWGLNMMDFINPFNDATKDMMGKDVIVHIQVFEDRTFTWKSLGQPVDDMIREKAGIQKGSGKPHAEKVGTITRAQLQEIAEAKMDQLNAIDIEGAMKVVAGSARSMGVEVAD comes from the coding sequence ATGGCAAAGAAAGTTATCGGTAATCTAAAATTACGCATCCCTGCCGGACGAGCAACCGCCGGGCCACCAGTCGGTTCAACCCTCGGTCAGTGGGGGCTGAACATGATGGATTTCATCAATCCATTCAACGACGCTACCAAAGATATGATGGGCAAGGACGTTATCGTCCACATTCAGGTGTTTGAAGACCGCACCTTTACGTGGAAGAGTCTGGGGCAGCCAGTCGATGACATGATCCGCGAAAAAGCCGGCATCCAAAAGGGTTCAGGCAAGCCACACGCCGAAAAGGTCGGCACCATCACTCGCGCACAGCTTCAGGAAATTGCCGAAGCAAAAATGGATCAGCTAAACGCCATCGATATCGAAGGCGCGATGAAAGTCGTTGCTGGTTCCGCTCGCTCAATGGGCGTAGAAGTCGCCGACTAA